The Flavobacterium jumunjinense genome includes a region encoding these proteins:
- a CDS encoding NUDIX hydrolase yields MYKVFVNDKPLFLTNEVQKETNFQIFLLESIDIKKLIVKMFKNEIQNTFLYHPDEKLIMKTLKAKIPVVKAGGGLVYNKKGEILFIFRNGKWDLPKGGTEKHESMEETAMREVEEETGVSGLSITKKLQKTYHVFKRNGRYKLKQTYWYEMESTFEGIPIGQEDEGIEKVEWVNPERVPELLQNSYENIKLLFEEDNKQ; encoded by the coding sequence ATGTATAAAGTTTTTGTGAACGATAAACCACTTTTTTTGACAAATGAAGTTCAAAAGGAGACTAATTTCCAAATTTTTCTTTTGGAGAGTATAGATATCAAGAAGCTAATTGTTAAAATGTTTAAAAATGAAATTCAAAATACTTTCTTGTATCATCCAGATGAGAAATTAATTATGAAAACGCTAAAAGCTAAAATTCCAGTTGTAAAAGCAGGTGGAGGTTTGGTTTACAATAAAAAAGGTGAAATTCTATTTATATTTAGAAATGGAAAATGGGATTTGCCAAAAGGAGGAACCGAGAAGCACGAAAGCATGGAGGAAACAGCTATGAGAGAAGTAGAAGAAGAAACGGGTGTTTCGGGATTATCTATAACTAAAAAATTGCAAAAAACATATCATGTATTTAAAAGAAACGGACGTTATAAGTTGAAGCAGACTTACTGGTATGAGATGGAATCTACCTTTGAAGGAATTCCAATTGGACAAGAAGATGAAGGTATAGAAAAAGTAGAGTGGGTAAATCCAGAAAGAGTGCCGGAACTTTTGCAAAATTCTTATGAGAACATAAAATTATTATTTGAAGAAGACAACAAACAATAA
- a CDS encoding tetratricopeptide repeat protein, protein MSTYFRTGHIAIMFFLGLGAFSDTFKRSSYNFSREPVENDTMYLHEQRMDKYSWQLDSLIEVNPLQAELFSDKLSKKYKKETFFIEYKALAVFKQAKFEEALQLYKEIENPYSEFVGTKRNDNRNIALCFKNLKQYDSAVHYFKISSIDDNLYNLADCFILMKQKDSALFYFRKKLEGIKKSNNKIYQIKEMDFLRYKIDSLKKASR, encoded by the coding sequence ATGTCAACTTATTTCAGGACGGGACATATTGCAATCATGTTTTTTTTAGGTCTTGGAGCTTTTTCAGATACTTTTAAAAGAAGTAGTTATAATTTTTCTAGAGAACCAGTTGAAAATGATACAATGTATTTGCACGAGCAAAGAATGGATAAATATTCTTGGCAATTAGACAGTTTAATAGAAGTAAATCCTCTACAAGCTGAATTATTTTCAGATAAACTAAGCAAAAAATATAAAAAAGAAACTTTTTTTATAGAATATAAAGCTTTAGCAGTATTCAAACAGGCTAAGTTTGAAGAAGCACTGCAACTTTATAAGGAAATAGAAAACCCTTATTCAGAATTTGTTGGAACAAAAAGGAATGATAATCGTAATATAGCATTATGTTTTAAAAACTTGAAACAATATGATTCTGCGGTACATTATTTTAAAATTTCTTCTATTGATGATAATCTATATAATTTAGCAGATTGTTTTATCTTAATGAAGCAAAAAGATAGTGCTTTGTTCTATTTTAGAAAGAAACTTGAAGGAATTAAAAAAAGCAATAATAAAATCTATCAAATTAAAGAAATGGATTTTTTAAGATATAAAATAGATTCTTTAAAAAAAGCTTCTCGTTAG
- a CDS encoding ABC1 kinase family protein: MKRLDSIPTSKIQRASKLLQTGAKVGVNYLKYYGDKITKSEEEAKENLNLSNAEDIYDGLKQMKGSALKVAQMLSMEKSILPRAYVEKFSLSQFSVPPLSAPLVQKTFKNYFGKTPNEIFDTFNLESINAASIGQVHQAEVDGKKLAVKIQYPGIAESISSDLALVKPIAIKMFNIKGKDSDKYFKEVENKLIEETDYLNELKQSKAIAEACKHLPNIQFPKYYEEYSSNRIITMDWMTGKHLSEFTEANTDVEKSNKIGQALWDFYMYQIHVIKKVHADPHPGNFLVDNEYQLIALDFGCMKEVPNDFYIPYFELAKKENINDEAFFKTKLYELEIIKESDTPEEKKFFTALFHEMLSLFTQPFHSDVFDFSDADFFGKIAELGERYSKSSELRNMNGNRGSKHFIYINRTFFGLYNLMHDIKATNIKINNYTNL, from the coding sequence ATGAAAAGATTAGATAGTATTCCGACATCAAAAATCCAACGCGCTTCTAAATTATTACAAACTGGAGCAAAAGTTGGCGTAAATTATTTGAAATATTATGGTGACAAAATCACAAAAAGCGAAGAGGAAGCCAAAGAAAACCTAAATCTTTCGAATGCTGAAGATATTTACGATGGTCTAAAACAAATGAAAGGAAGTGCCTTAAAAGTAGCACAAATGCTAAGTATGGAAAAAAGTATACTTCCAAGAGCTTATGTAGAAAAGTTCTCACTATCTCAATTCTCTGTACCACCACTATCGGCACCTTTAGTTCAAAAAACCTTTAAAAATTATTTTGGAAAAACTCCGAATGAAATTTTTGATACTTTTAATCTGGAATCTATAAATGCAGCAAGTATTGGACAAGTACATCAAGCAGAAGTAGATGGAAAAAAGTTAGCAGTAAAAATTCAATATCCTGGAATTGCAGAAAGTATTTCTTCCGATTTAGCTTTGGTAAAACCTATAGCCATAAAAATGTTTAACATTAAAGGTAAGGATTCTGATAAATATTTCAAAGAAGTAGAAAATAAATTAATTGAAGAAACTGATTATTTGAATGAGCTAAAGCAAAGTAAAGCGATCGCTGAAGCATGTAAGCATTTACCCAATATACAATTTCCAAAGTATTATGAAGAATACTCTTCTAATAGGATTATTACTATGGATTGGATGACAGGTAAACATTTATCTGAGTTTACAGAAGCAAATACTGATGTAGAAAAATCTAATAAAATTGGACAAGCACTTTGGGATTTCTATATGTATCAGATTCATGTTATTAAAAAAGTGCATGCAGATCCTCATCCTGGGAATTTCTTAGTTGACAATGAATACCAGTTAATTGCACTCGATTTTGGTTGCATGAAAGAAGTTCCAAATGATTTCTATATTCCGTATTTTGAATTAGCAAAAAAAGAAAATATAAATGATGAAGCTTTTTTTAAAACAAAATTATATGAGTTAGAAATTATAAAAGAAAGTGATACTCCAGAAGAAAAGAAATTTTTCACTGCTTTATTTCATGAAATGTTAAGCCTATTTACACAACCTTTTCATTCTGATGTTTTTGATTTTTCTGATGCTGATTTTTTTGGAAAGATTGCAGAACTAGGCGAACGTTATTCTAAAAGTTCAGAATTAAGAAACATGAATGGAAACCGAGGTTCTAAACATTTCATCTATATCAATAGAACTTTCTTTGGCTTATATAATTTAATGCACGATATAAAAGCAACAAACATTAAGATAAATAACTACACTAATTTATAA
- a CDS encoding TIGR03643 family protein, giving the protein MTKPELTALEIDRVIEMAWEDRTPFEAIKFQFGLTEMETKSLMRTELKRSSYELWRKRVTNRKTKHEKLRVFSEGRFKCKLQRQITNNKISKR; this is encoded by the coding sequence ATGACGAAACCTGAATTAACTGCACTAGAGATAGACAGAGTTATCGAAATGGCATGGGAAGACCGAACACCTTTCGAAGCTATAAAATTTCAATTTGGCTTAACCGAAATGGAGACAAAATCTTTAATGCGCACAGAATTAAAGCGTTCAAGCTATGAATTATGGCGAAAAAGAGTCACCAACAGAAAAACAAAGCATGAAAAACTACGTGTTTTTTCCGAAGGAAGATTCAAATGTAAACTTCAAAGACAAATTACTAATAATAAAATTTCAAAAAGATAA
- a CDS encoding sulfite exporter TauE/SafE family protein — MFQKISIFFLILSLFAEIIGTIGGFGSSVFFVPIASFFFDFQSVLGLTAIFHLSSNISKIALFRKGLNKKLLINIGIPSVVFVIIGGFLSNYIKTNLFQVILGVFLILFSLLFLIKKKLIIKPNLKESLIGGSLSGFTAGLLGTGGAIRGVTMAAFNLEKSVFIATSAAIDFAIDFTRTIVYFKNGYIHQHDLIYIPFLILIGLIGTYIGKYILQFIPQDKFKQTSLLLILLIGITTLIQFLFK, encoded by the coding sequence ATGTTTCAAAAAATAAGTATCTTCTTTTTAATCTTATCACTGTTTGCCGAAATTATTGGCACAATTGGTGGCTTTGGCTCTTCTGTCTTTTTCGTTCCAATTGCGAGTTTCTTTTTTGATTTCCAATCTGTATTAGGACTAACAGCAATTTTTCACCTATCTAGTAACATTAGTAAAATAGCACTTTTCAGAAAAGGTTTGAATAAAAAACTACTTATAAACATTGGAATCCCTTCAGTTGTTTTTGTTATTATTGGCGGTTTTTTATCCAATTATATTAAAACTAATTTATTCCAAGTTATTCTAGGTGTATTTCTAATTCTTTTCAGCTTATTATTTCTAATTAAAAAGAAATTAATAATTAAGCCAAATCTAAAAGAATCATTAATTGGAGGTTCATTATCTGGATTTACTGCTGGGTTACTTGGAACAGGTGGAGCAATTAGAGGTGTTACTATGGCTGCTTTTAATCTGGAGAAAAGTGTATTTATTGCTACTTCTGCTGCAATAGATTTCGCAATAGATTTTACACGAACAATTGTTTATTTTAAAAACGGTTACATTCATCAACACGACTTAATTTATATTCCGTTTCTGATCCTTATTGGATTAATTGGCACATACATTGGTAAATATATTCTTCAATTTATACCACAAGATAAATTCAAACAAACATCCTTACTTCTTATTTTATTGATTGGAATTACGACTCTTATTCAATTTTTATTTAAATAA
- a CDS encoding SRPBCC family protein — protein MNLESPKVSLDKSSEYLFNALTDVKNFEKLMPDNIAKFEVIDENCFEFGLKGMPEIKLVKKEAIPNSKIVLGAASSKLPFTLIANITEIEANKTDVQLSFDGEFNPMMAMMIKGPIGKFIETLASNMHKL, from the coding sequence ATGAATTTAGAAAGCCCAAAAGTTAGCCTAGATAAATCATCTGAATATCTATTTAACGCATTAACAGACGTTAAGAATTTTGAAAAATTAATGCCTGATAATATTGCAAAGTTTGAAGTAATTGATGAAAATTGCTTTGAATTTGGATTAAAAGGTATGCCAGAAATTAAATTAGTAAAGAAGGAAGCTATTCCTAATTCTAAAATTGTATTGGGTGCTGCTTCCAGTAAATTACCTTTTACATTAATTGCAAACATTACAGAAATTGAAGCTAACAAAACTGATGTGCAATTATCATTTGACGGAGAATTTAACCCAATGATGGCAATGATGATCAAAGGTCCAATTGGAAAATTTATTGAAACTTTAGCAAGCAATATGCACAAATTATAA
- a CDS encoding TetR family transcriptional regulator C-terminal domain-containing protein: protein MAKKVTITKEFLMNEYSKFILENAKKPHTIFHFCQHLKIEEKDFYQFFPSFEKIEEQVFDNFFENTIELLHKSDEYSNYDAKTKLLSFYFTYFELMTANRSLVLYLLETDKMKLQNLKKLASFRIHFKQFIDSLNIKTFEIPQETIQKIQEKSVSEASWIQFLMTLKFWIDDTSPSFEKTDVFIEKSIHASFDLLDLSPIKNIIDFGKFLWNEKVKM, encoded by the coding sequence ATGGCAAAGAAAGTAACAATAACAAAAGAGTTTTTAATGAATGAATATTCGAAATTCATTTTAGAAAACGCTAAGAAACCTCATACTATTTTTCACTTTTGTCAACATCTAAAAATAGAAGAAAAGGATTTTTATCAATTCTTTCCAAGTTTTGAAAAAATTGAAGAACAAGTTTTTGATAATTTTTTCGAAAACACCATCGAATTACTCCATAAAAGTGATGAATACTCTAATTATGATGCAAAAACTAAACTATTAAGCTTCTACTTTACCTATTTTGAATTAATGACAGCTAATAGAAGTTTAGTTTTATATTTATTAGAAACGGATAAAATGAAGCTTCAAAACTTAAAGAAATTAGCCTCTTTCCGAATTCATTTTAAACAATTTATTGATAGTTTAAATATTAAAACATTCGAAATTCCACAAGAAACGATTCAGAAAATTCAAGAGAAAAGTGTATCAGAAGCTTCATGGATTCAGTTTTTAATGACATTAAAATTTTGGATAGACGATACATCACCTTCTTTTGAAAAAACAGATGTCTTTATAGAAAAATCAATCCATGCTAGTTTCGATTTATTAGATTTATCACCCATTAAAAACATAATTGATTTTGGAAAATTCCTTTGGAATGAAAAAGTAAAAATGTAA
- the pyrE gene encoding orotate phosphoribosyltransferase has translation MIFNNNTAEKTAELLLQINAIKLNSKNPFTWASGWKSPIYCDNRIILSFPAVRNYIREEFAKNIEKKFGKPDVIAGVATGAIGIGILVAEYLGLPFVYVRPEAKKHGRQNKIEGFLQKGQSVVVVEDLISTGGSSLLAVEALRSEGAIIKGMAAIFTYGFDVSVNRFKEENIELFTLSDYENLLKCAVEKKYINQNEMSTLQEWRKDPSTWNVEV, from the coding sequence ATGATTTTTAATAACAACACAGCCGAAAAAACAGCCGAATTGCTTTTACAAATAAACGCAATTAAATTAAATTCTAAAAATCCTTTTACATGGGCTTCTGGCTGGAAGTCTCCAATATATTGTGATAATAGAATAATCCTTTCATTTCCAGCAGTTAGGAATTATATTCGAGAAGAATTTGCTAAAAATATTGAGAAAAAATTTGGAAAACCTGACGTAATTGCTGGCGTTGCAACTGGTGCAATTGGCATTGGCATACTTGTTGCGGAGTATTTAGGGCTTCCTTTTGTCTATGTTCGACCAGAAGCAAAGAAGCATGGTCGTCAGAATAAAATTGAAGGTTTTCTACAAAAAGGACAAAGTGTTGTCGTTGTAGAAGATTTAATTAGCACTGGTGGAAGTAGCCTTTTAGCTGTTGAAGCATTACGTAGTGAAGGAGCAATTATTAAAGGTATGGCTGCAATATTTACTTATGGTTTTGATGTATCTGTTAATCGTTTTAAAGAAGAAAATATAGAATTATTTACTTTAAGTGATTATGAAAACCTTCTAAAATGTGCTGTAGAAAAAAAATATATAAACCAAAACGAAATGAGTACATTACAAGAATGGAGAAAAGATCCTTCCACTTGGAATGTTGAAGTTTAA
- the lysA gene encoding diaminopimelate decarboxylase codes for MKNQDLLQLVEEYGSPLYVYNAEKIESQYKRLTNAFSKVEQFKIHYAVKALSNLSILKVIKQLGSGLDTVSIEEVQLGLHAGFEPSEIMYTPNGVSLEEIETVAQMGVQINIDNLSVLEQFGTKHPKVPVCVRINPHVMAGGNANISVGHIDSKFGVSIHQLPHLLRIIENTKMNINGIHMHTGSDILDVDVFLYAAEILFETAKNFKDLEFIDFGSGFKVPYKKGDIETNVEEFGKKLTKRFLAFEKEYGRPLTLCFEPGKFLVSEAGFFLAKVNVVKQTTSTVFAGIDSGFNHLIRPMLYGSQHHIENISNPKGKERYYSVVGYICETDTFANNRRISEIHEGDILSFHNAGAYCFSMASNYNSRVKPAEVLWLNGKGHLIRERETFVDILRNQVEIEALKEKATV; via the coding sequence ATGAAAAATCAGGATTTATTACAATTAGTAGAAGAATATGGTTCTCCATTATATGTTTATAATGCAGAGAAAATTGAATCGCAATACAAAAGATTAACAAATGCGTTTTCTAAAGTAGAACAATTTAAGATTCATTATGCTGTTAAAGCACTTTCTAACCTTTCTATATTAAAAGTAATAAAACAATTAGGTTCTGGTTTAGACACGGTTTCTATAGAAGAGGTACAACTTGGCTTACATGCTGGTTTTGAACCTAGTGAAATTATGTATACTCCTAATGGTGTTTCGCTTGAAGAAATTGAGACTGTAGCTCAAATGGGTGTACAAATTAACATTGATAACCTTTCCGTTTTGGAACAATTCGGAACGAAACATCCAAAAGTACCTGTTTGCGTTAGAATTAACCCTCATGTTATGGCAGGAGGAAATGCAAATATATCTGTTGGTCATATTGACAGTAAATTTGGTGTTTCTATTCATCAATTACCTCATTTATTGAGAATTATTGAAAATACGAAAATGAACATTAACGGAATTCACATGCATACTGGTTCTGACATTCTTGATGTGGATGTGTTTTTATATGCTGCTGAAATTTTATTTGAAACGGCTAAAAATTTCAAAGATTTAGAATTTATCGATTTTGGTAGTGGTTTTAAAGTACCTTACAAAAAAGGAGATATTGAAACTAATGTTGAAGAATTTGGTAAGAAGTTAACAAAACGATTTTTAGCTTTCGAAAAAGAATATGGTAGACCTTTAACCTTATGTTTCGAACCTGGAAAGTTTCTTGTTAGTGAAGCAGGTTTCTTCTTAGCAAAAGTGAATGTTGTGAAACAAACTACTTCTACTGTTTTTGCAGGTATAGATAGTGGTTTTAACCATTTAATTAGACCAATGCTTTATGGATCTCAACACCATATTGAAAACATTTCAAATCCAAAAGGAAAAGAACGTTATTATTCGGTAGTTGGATACATTTGTGAAACAGATACTTTTGCTAATAATAGAAGAATTTCTGAAATTCATGAAGGAGACATTTTAAGCTTTCATAATGCTGGAGCATACTGTTTTTCAATGGCATCAAATTACAATTCGAGAGTGAAGCCAGCAGAAGTATTATGGCTAAATGGAAAAGGGCACTTAATTAGAGAACGAGAAACATTTGTAGATATTTTGAGAAATCAGGTGGAGATTGAAGCTTTAAAAGAAAAAGCAACAGTATAA
- a CDS encoding IS3 family transposase (programmed frameshift) — translation MNKSENRPAKRSQRDYNLGFKLAVISQVEKGELTYKQAQKKYGIQGRSTVLVWLRKFGNLDWSNPKLLFMVKSKETPAQSIKRLEKELADEKLKNTVLNTMIDISDSQYGTQIRKKFSPKPIRRIQQEEGISMSRTCRLFGVSRQAIYQQEARCLEREKELLIVKQLVEKQRRIMPRLGTRKLYFLLEQSFVENRIKIGRDAFFAYLKREKMLVKPMKNYTKTTFSKHWLRKYPNLFKDIDINRIEQVFVSDITYIKSNKRTHYLSLVTDVFSRKIVGYHLSDDMSAESVVKALRMAVKNRKTNLQLIHHSDRGLQYCSKIYQNELTKNNIIASMTDGYDCYQNALAERINGILKQEFLIYKCKSGDELNLLVRESVECYNSKRPHLSLNMKTPNFVYEKTSEVNFTGFN, via the exons ATGAATAAATCAGAAAACAGGCCAGCAAAGCGTAGTCAACGCGATTATAATCTGGGCTTTAAATTAGCTGTTATTTCTCAAGTAGAAAAAGGCGAACTTACCTATAAGCAAGCTCAAAAGAAGTATGGAATTCAAGGTAGAAGTACAGTTTTGGTTTGGTTAAGAAAATTTGGTAATTTAGATTGGAGTAACCCCAAGCTTTTGTTTATGGTCAAATCTAAAGAAACTCCAGCCCAAAGCATTAAAAGATTAGAGAAAGAATTAGCTGATGAGAAGCTTAAAAACACAGTGCTAAACACCATGATTGATATCTCAGATAGTCAATACGGTACTCAAATTAGAAAAAAGTTTTCACCCAAAC CCATCCGACGCATCCAACAAGAAGAAGGCATAAGTATGTCCAGAACTTGTAGATTGTTTGGGGTAAGCCGACAAGCTATTTATCAGCAGGAAGCACGTTGTTTAGAACGAGAGAAAGAATTATTAATAGTAAAGCAACTCGTTGAAAAACAAAGAAGAATTATGCCTCGATTAGGCACAAGAAAACTTTATTTTTTACTAGAACAATCTTTTGTTGAAAATAGAATTAAAATCGGGAGAGATGCATTTTTTGCTTATTTGAAAAGAGAAAAAATGCTAGTTAAACCAATGAAAAATTACACAAAAACCACCTTTTCTAAACACTGGTTACGTAAGTACCCCAATTTATTTAAAGATATCGATATCAACAGAATAGAACAGGTTTTTGTTAGTGACATAACTTATATAAAATCTAATAAAAGAACTCATTATCTATCATTAGTTACAGATGTTTTTAGCAGAAAAATAGTTGGTTATCATTTGAGTGATGACATGAGTGCAGAAAGTGTGGTTAAGGCCTTAAGAATGGCAGTAAAAAACAGAAAAACAAACCTTCAATTAATACATCACTCAGACAGAGGTTTACAATATTGTTCTAAAATTTATCAAAATGAATTAACCAAAAATAATATTATTGCTTCTATGACCGATGGCTATGATTGTTATCAAAATGCTCTAGCGGAAAGAATAAATGGTATTCTAAAACAAGAATTCCTCATATACAAATGTAAATCAGGTGATGAACTTAACCTTTTAGTTAGAGAGTCTGTGGAATGCTATAATAGTAAAAGACCTCATTTGAGTTTAAATATGAAAACACCTAACTTTGTATATGAAAAAACCAGTGAAGTTAACTTCACTGGTTTTAATTAA
- a CDS encoding DUF6660 family protein, whose product MNSILSIYIVILSCLPCTDGRVYEVIDENENYTQAISVAIDSHAGHSHEDGEDNCPPFCDCNCCGAQVLTYSPYLVYEFPFRFVIIQSKNTFYKSNLQPSFFGSIWQPPQLV is encoded by the coding sequence ATGAATAGCATATTATCAATATATATAGTTATACTTTCTTGTCTACCTTGTACAGACGGGAGAGTATATGAAGTTATTGATGAAAATGAGAACTATACTCAAGCTATTTCTGTAGCTATTGATTCTCATGCAGGACATTCACATGAAGATGGAGAAGACAATTGTCCTCCATTTTGCGACTGTAATTGTTGTGGAGCACAAGTTTTAACCTATTCTCCTTATCTAGTTTATGAATTCCCATTTCGTTTCGTAATAATTCAATCGAAAAACACTTTTTATAAGTCAAACCTTCAGCCAAGTTTTTTTGGTAGTATTTGGCAACCTCCCCAATTAGTATAA
- the sucC gene encoding ADP-forming succinate--CoA ligase subunit beta, producing the protein MNIHEYQGKEILASYGVRIQRGHVANNAEEAVAAAKQLTAETGTGWHVIKAQIHAGGRGKGGGVKLAKNLDQVAEIAGQIIGMDLITPQTPPTGKRVHKVLVAEDVYYPGESETSEFYMSVLLNRGKARNMIMYSTEGGMDIEEVAENTPHLIFTEEIDPAVGLQGFQARRIAFNLGLSGNAFKEMVKFVDALYKAYIGSDASMFEINPVLKTSDDKIIAVDAKVDLDENALFRHKDLAELRDVREENPIEVEAKEVGLNYVDLDGTVGCMVNGAGLAMATMDLIKYAGFEPANFLDVGGTADAKRVETAFRIILKDPNVKAILINIFGGIVRCDRVAQGVVDAYKNMGDAIKVPIIVRLQGTNAEIAKELIDNSGMPILSAVQFQEAADQVKAALSK; encoded by the coding sequence ATGAATATACACGAATATCAAGGTAAAGAAATATTAGCAAGTTACGGAGTTAGAATTCAACGTGGTCACGTTGCTAATAATGCTGAAGAAGCTGTAGCTGCTGCAAAACAATTAACTGCTGAGACTGGAACAGGATGGCATGTAATTAAAGCACAAATTCACGCTGGTGGTCGTGGAAAAGGTGGTGGTGTTAAATTAGCTAAAAATTTAGATCAAGTTGCAGAAATTGCAGGTCAAATTATTGGTATGGATTTAATTACGCCTCAAACTCCTCCAACAGGAAAAAGAGTGCATAAAGTATTAGTTGCTGAAGATGTTTATTATCCAGGTGAAAGTGAAACTTCAGAATTTTACATGTCTGTATTATTAAACAGAGGTAAAGCAAGAAATATGATTATGTATTCTACAGAAGGTGGAATGGATATTGAAGAAGTTGCAGAAAACACACCTCATTTAATTTTTACTGAAGAAATTGATCCAGCTGTTGGACTTCAAGGTTTTCAAGCAAGAAGAATTGCTTTTAACTTAGGTCTTTCTGGAAATGCTTTCAAAGAAATGGTAAAATTTGTTGATGCATTATACAAAGCATATATTGGTTCTGATGCTTCAATGTTTGAAATCAATCCAGTATTAAAAACGTCTGATGATAAAATTATTGCTGTTGATGCTAAAGTTGATTTAGATGAAAACGCATTATTCCGTCATAAAGACTTAGCTGAATTACGTGATGTTCGTGAAGAAAATCCAATCGAAGTTGAAGCTAAAGAAGTAGGATTAAACTACGTAGATTTAGATGGTACAGTTGGATGTATGGTTAACGGAGCAGGTCTTGCAATGGCAACTATGGATTTAATTAAATATGCAGGTTTTGAACCAGCTAACTTCCTAGATGTAGGTGGAACTGCTGATGCTAAACGTGTTGAAACAGCTTTCCGTATTATCTTAAAAGATCCAAACGTAAAAGCTATTTTAATTAACATTTTCGGAGGAATTGTTCGTTGTGATAGAGTTGCTCAAGGAGTTGTTGATGCTTATAAAAATATGGGTGATGCAATTAAAGTGCCAATTATCGTTAGATTACAAGGAACAAACGCAGAAATTGCTAAAGAATTAATTGATAATTCTGGTATGCCAATTTTATCTGCTGTTCAGTTTCAAGAAGCTGCAGATCAAGTAAAAGCTGCATTATCTAAATAA